A genomic segment from Glycine soja cultivar W05 chromosome 20, ASM419377v2, whole genome shotgun sequence encodes:
- the LOC114401756 gene encoding uncharacterized protein PF11_0207-like, protein MGGSVSKSGMRRKSSEKYVMNLKEKVRLLQEEIKEMMYEREKETRSYERDIMVFTFKEADWKQEGKRLREEVKQLRSLVEEKDEKIREIEVGMMEKSSEKEWELMGTKLLVEQMKEERARRDEAVEKWKQLYLAIKIELDELIQRTYDGDGLYWKAEENDIQMENLKKELQEKDETIKALKTQLLSMEKEKYKKEREFDLLRQSLRIMNGKKNSIQTKEKLLKSKLGK, encoded by the exons ATGGGTGGCAGTGTTAGCAAGAGTGGGATGAGGAGGAAGAGTTCtgagaaatatgtgatgaatttgAAGGAGAAAGTGAGGCTATTGCAAGAGGAGATTAAGGAGATGATGTATGAGAGGGAGAAGGAGACCAGGAGCTATGAGAGGGACATAATGGTGTTCACTTTCAAGGAGGCAGATTGGAAGCAAGAGGGGAAGAGGCTGAGAGAGGAGGTGAAGCAATTGAGGAGTTTGGTGGAAGAGAAAGATGAGAAGATAAGAGAGATTGAGGTTGGAATGATGGAGAAGAGTAGTGAGAAGGAGTGGGAATTGATGGGGACTAAGCTCTTGGTTGAGCAGATGAAAGAGGAGAGAGCAAGGAGAGATGAAGCTGTGGAGAAGTGGAAGCAACTTTATCTTGCAATTAAGATCGAGCTTGATGAACTCATTCAAAGAACATATGAtg GGGATGGTCTGTATTGGAAAGCAGAGGAGAATGACATCCAAATGGAAAATCTGAAGAAGGAATTGCAAGAAAAGGACGAAACCATCAAGGCCTTAAAAACTCAATTACTTTCAATGGAGAAAGAAAAGTACAAAAAGGAGAGGGAGTTTGACTTGTTAAGGCAAAGCCTGAGGATTATGAATGGCAagaaaaattcaattcaaacGAAAGAGAAGCTCTTGAAAAGCAAATTGGGAAAATGA